In the genome of Bacteroides mediterraneensis, the window GTTCTTTGATAAGTTGGCTTTGTGCCCCTTGAAGATTCAGATTGGCCAAAGAATGCGCTTCACCGGAAAGAATGGATTCTTCTCCCACAAATACCACTACAGCATCGGCTTGACGAGCTGTACTTACTGCACGAGAAATACCGGCAGTATTCTTGTCGCGACTGTAGTCGAGTCCTTTTTCAAAGACTATCTTAACTTTGTCGCCATACATTTCTTTGATGGCAGTCAAAGGTGTTTGTGTATGTTCTTTTTCACCGTCGAACACCCAGGTTCCCATTTGCTCATAAGGAGCATCTGCCATGGGACCGATTATGGCCAAGGTTCTTATCTTATCAGTAAGCGGCAATGTCTGGTTTTCATTTTTCAACAGAATGACCGACTGCTCAGCTGCCGTTTTGGCTGCTTGCAGATGCTTCTTGGCGTATTTTACGGATTGTGGAGTTACAATATAAGGATTGTCAAACAAACCTAACCGGAATTTCAGGCGCAGAATATTACGTACGGCATTGTCGATTGTTTCCATTGATACCTTTTTATCGGCTATGGACTGCTTGAGGTTCTGAATAAACGTTTCACTCACCATTTCCATATCTACACCTGCATTGACAGATTTTTCGGCAGCATCTTTCCCATCGGTGCAGAAACCGTGATTTACCATCTCAAATGCAGAAGCCCAATCGGTTACGACCATTCCATCATATTTCCATTCTTTGCGGAGTACGTCTTTCAGAACGAAACTATTGGCCGTAGAGGGTACGCCGTCATTGTCGTTGAATGAAGTCATGAAGGTGGCACATCCGGCATCTGCTGCAGCCTTGAAAGGAGGAAGATACACGTTTCTCAGCACGCGTTCCGGTATGAATGTGGAGTTGTAATCTCTACCTCCTTCTGCTGCTCCGTATGCAACGAAGTGCTTAGCACAGGCGGCAATGGCTGTCGGGGCATTCAGTGAATCTCCCTGATATCCTTTTATCATGGCAGTTCCCATAACGGCATTCAGGTAAGGGTCTTCTCCGCAACTTTCTGCAATACGTCCCCAGCGAGGGTCACGAGATACGTCAATCATCGGGGCAAAGGTCCAGCGGATTCCATCGGCTGAGGCCTCAATAGCTGCTACACGAGCACCTTGTTCTGCGATTTCCGGATTGAAAGTCGCTGCCTGTCCCAATGGGATAGGAAAAATGGTTTTATAGCCGTGAATTACATCGCGGGCCACAAGAATAGGAATTCCCAAACGTGATTCTTTTACTGCAATTTTCTGGATTTTGTTTATTTCTTCCGGGTTTACCACGTTCAGGATAGAACCGACTTCTCCTTTGCGCACACGAGTGGCCAGTTCCTCAAAGTTATAAGGACTTAACTGATTCATCTGACCCAGTTTCTCGTCCAAGGTCATCTGATTTAGCAAACTGTCAATTTTATTCTCAATGACAATTCCTGGCTGTGCTTCCTTTTGTAACGAACAGCTCCCGATACATATTGAGATCAGGGTTGCAGTTATTAACTTAGTGGGATTCATATTATCTAGAATATTAAAGTGTTTTTGTTATGTAGAGTATCAGGTGAGAAAGTTTATTTTCCCCAATGGGTTAAAATTTGATACGACAAAGATAAATCGTTTTTGTATAGGCTGGATAGAAGGGTAAAAGTATATAGTAAATTATCATATTGGTAATATTCTGATTATTAGCTTATTCCTGTTCTTTAAAAGTAAGTTTGAGCCTTTGGAATATGAATTGTTTTGCATTTGTATTTATCGTAAAAAAGGCCTGTAATTATGAAAAGTTTGGTTCGATAATCATTAACCTTTCATTTGTTTTCTACGTTCTCCATGACGGAACCCTATGTTTCCCACCCGTAAACCCTACGTTTCCGCTTTGGAAAACCTACGTTTCCCGGTGCGGAAACGTAAAGGAATCAGAGAAAGATTGGTATTTACGGGCTTGCGTTTTTTCCAACCGGTGGGCAGGGGGGAAGACAACCTTTCACACGAATATCCTTTTAGGGTGATAATTTGTTTTGTTTCTCCGATGTATTTATTACATTTGCTGCGCAGAGTAAAGAAAATAATGAGTGTTTGAAAGTAATTTCAGAAAAACACTTTTGTAGAGATAGAAAGAATCATGGAAAACAGAACTTATCAATATAAACGGATTGCCGTAAAGATAGGCAGCAATGTGCTGACCCGTCGTGACGGCACACTGGATGTGACCCGTATGTCGGCTTTGGTTGACCAGGTGGCCGAACTGCACAAGGCCGGAGTGGAAGTGGTATTGGTGTCATCCGGAGCGGTGGCTTCCGGAAGAAGCGAGCTGAAACCGTTGAAAAAGCTGGACAGTGTGGACCAGCGGCAGCTCTTTTCTGCCGTGGGGCAGGCCAAACTGATTAACCGGTATTACGAACTGTTCCGCGAACACGGTATTACGGTGGGGCAGGTGCTGACCACCAAGGAGAGTTTTTCCACCCGCCGCCACTACCTGAACCAGCGCAACTGCATGCGGGTGATGCTGGAAAACGGGGTGATTCCCATTGTGAACGAGAATGACACGATTTCCATCACCGAACTGATGTTTACCGACAACGACGAGCTTTCGGGCATGATTGCCTCGATGATGGACATGCAGGCACTGATTATTCTCAGTAACATCGACGGCATCTACAACGGCTCTCCTTCGCAGCCGGGCACTTCGGTCATCCGTACCGTGGAGCGGGGGAAAGACCTTTCCGACTACATCCAGACCGAGAAATCCGGTTTCGGCAGAGGAGGCATGCTCACCAAGAGTACCATTGCCCGCAAGGTGGCCGATGAAGGCATTACGGTAATTATAGCCAACGGAAAGAAAGAGAATATCCTGCTCGATTTGCTGTACCGTCCTGAAACGACGGTGTGTACGCGTTTCCTCCCGGCTCCGGCAGAGGTGTCGAGCGTCAAGAAATGGATTGCCCACAGTGAAGGTTTTGCCAAAGGTGAGCTGCACCTGAACCGGCAGGCGGTAGAGGCCGTCAGGGGCAGTAAGGCGACCAGCATCCTTCCGGTAGGGGTGACGCGGGTGGCCGGTGATTTTGAGAAAGACGACATCGTGCGTATTATGGACGAACAGGGACAGCAAATCGGGGTAGGCCGCGTGTCGGCCGATGCTGCCGAGGCCGTATTGCTGGTCGGCCGTCACGGACAGAAACCGCTGGTACACTATGACTATCTTTATCTGGAGTGAGGTTGAATCGTCCTCATTCCAGACAAATGGTCTTGTGTTCGGCGATGGACTGGATGGATAACGGAGTGACCGAAGTCCAAAGCGCCAGGTCGCGCAGGTCGGCCGGGTAAGTGAGTTCCTGTTTCAGGTCCGCTTCCAGCGCCTTGAGCATGATGTAGTCCATACCCTCGTGGTGTGTGTCCAGGCGGAGCGCTTCTTCTCCCCAGCGTTTCCAGTATGTATGTGCGTATTGTTGCAGGTAAGGCGTATCCGGCTCCCAGGTCTCTTGTGGACTCCTGCCCTCCAGGTAGATGCGTCGCAGTTCCCCCTGCCAGATACCCTTGGTGCCTTGTACCTCCAGGTCGAGGCTTCGGGGACGCGGCAAGGTCGTGTCGTGGGTGAGCGAGATGAGTATGCCGGAAGCCGTTTCCAGCTGTGTCAAGACGATGTCTCCTTGAGTGACTGTGAGCTGTTCGTCTCCTCCCAGTTCCCGGATGCGCTGGTGCAGTCCGGCTGCTTTAGAAGAAAAGGAAGTCAGGTAGACCACTCGGTCTTTGCGGGGAATGCCGGCGATGAGGCAGAGCGGAGCCAGTCCGTGGGTAGGATAGAGGTCCCCGTTTTCTTGCAGGTAAAACTTGCTTCGCCAGATGCTCTCCGTCTTTTTCCGGTTGCCCATATTTCCCTTGTCGTCCAGCAGGAGGTTGCGCAGGTCGTGGCGGTAGCCGCCGCGCAGGTGTACGATTTCCCCTAACGCCCCTTCCCGGACCAGGTTGTACATGGCCAGTACTTCTTGCCGGAAAAGCGTGTTCTCCAGCGGAAAAACCTTTTTCCCGCTGGCATCGGCAGCCTCCAGGAGAGGCTGGTATTCGTGTAGTGAAAGCCCTCCTTTGATTTCAAGCGCCACATGGCAACCGGCCTTCAGGCAATACAAGGCATGCGTCACATGCAGTTGCCAGGGTGAGGCAATGAACACCAGTTGCGGGGCGTGCGTGTCAATCATCCGTTGGTAATCGTCGCCTCCCCGGTGGTAGCAAGGCACGCCATACACGTCTTCCCGGGCTTCCGGGTCGGCAATGGCGGTAATCTGGAAATAAGGAATGTGACGGCAGAGGGCCAGCAGTTGCTTGCCGCGGTATCCCATGCCGATATAAGCGATTTTGAGCGTTTCCATCGATTGAAAGGTTAGGTAGGGTGAATACGGATCAGTGTCTGGACTCCAGAAACTGGATGAGCAGTTCGCGAGGCAGGGAGTAGGTGTTTCCGTGCGCTTGCACGTATTTCAGCAGGGCCACTCCTTCTTGTTGCAGGCGGGCTTTGGGCACGATGTCTTTCGTGTCTTCCGCCATTTTCAGCATCATCATGGCAGCCAGTTCTATTTTCTCGATTCCGTCTTTGTCTTCGTGGTATTGGTCAAGCAGTTCTTCACATTCCATTTGTGCCAATTGTTCGGGTGTCACTCCCAGTATTTGCCGGGCTGTGCTTTCATATTCTTCCCAGTCCGTTTGGCTGATGCGTTTCCGGCGGAGCAGCAGGTTCGCGATGGCGGCGAAGATTTCCTGGATCATGCGTATGAGATAATCTTGTCGAATCATGGTTTTTAGGTTTTCGGTTGCAAAGTTCGAAATATTTTTCTTGCTTTTTCATAATCTTTCGTAAATTTGAGCGAAGAACTAAAAAATCGAACTATGGACGAGCAAATAAGACAAATAGGGGAACGCATCCGTGGGTTGCGCGATGCCTTGGAACTGAGTGTGGAAGAAATGGCCGACCGCTGCGGGCTGCGGGTAGAACAGTATCGTGAGATTGAGTCGGGAGAGTTTGACATTGCCGTCAGCACCTTGCAGCAGATTGCGCGGAAATTTGACATTCCGTTGGATGTGCTGATGTTCGGGGAAGAGCCCAAGATGAATTCTTATTTTCTGACCCGCTGGGGAACCGGCATCTCGGTGGAACGTACGAAGGCTTACAAATATCAGGCACTGGCTTCCGGTTTCCGGAACCGCAAGGCCGATCCTTTTCTGGTAACCGTGGAACCGAAGCCGGAAGATACACCTATTTATTATAATACTCACTACGGTCAGGAGTTCAACATGGTGTTGGAAGGCCGGATGTTGCTCAGCATCAATGGAAGAGACCTGATTCTGGAGCAGGGCGACAGCCTTTATTTTGATTCTTCCCTTCCGCACGGCATGAAGGCCCT includes:
- the bglX gene encoding beta-glucosidase BglX, which gives rise to MNPTKLITATLISICIGSCSLQKEAQPGIVIENKIDSLLNQMTLDEKLGQMNQLSPYNFEELATRVRKGEVGSILNVVNPEEINKIQKIAVKESRLGIPILVARDVIHGYKTIFPIPLGQAATFNPEIAEQGARVAAIEASADGIRWTFAPMIDVSRDPRWGRIAESCGEDPYLNAVMGTAMIKGYQGDSLNAPTAIAACAKHFVAYGAAEGGRDYNSTFIPERVLRNVYLPPFKAAADAGCATFMTSFNDNDGVPSTANSFVLKDVLRKEWKYDGMVVTDWASAFEMVNHGFCTDGKDAAEKSVNAGVDMEMVSETFIQNLKQSIADKKVSMETIDNAVRNILRLKFRLGLFDNPYIVTPQSVKYAKKHLQAAKTAAEQSVILLKNENQTLPLTDKIRTLAIIGPMADAPYEQMGTWVFDGEKEHTQTPLTAIKEMYGDKVKIVFEKGLDYSRDKNTAGISRAVSTARQADAVVVFVGEESILSGEAHSLANLNLQGAQSQLIKELAATGKPVVTVVMAGRQLAIADEVKVSDAVLYSFHPGTMGGPAIADILFGKVNPSGKTPVTFPRMNGQVPIYYAQHNTGRPANPTEMLIDEIPVEAGQTSVGCRSFYLDAGNSPLFPFGYGLSYTTFEYSNLNLASDKLTAKDTLSISFTLKNTGKYDGTEVVQLYVQDKVGSVTRPVKELKRFQRVTLKAGESTQVSLHLPVSELAFWGYNMNYTVEPGDFRLWVGTSSAEGLTKDFSVSAL
- a CDS encoding Gfo/Idh/MocA family protein is translated as METLKIAYIGMGYRGKQLLALCRHIPYFQITAIADPEAREDVYGVPCYHRGGDDYQRMIDTHAPQLVFIASPWQLHVTHALYCLKAGCHVALEIKGGLSLHEYQPLLEAADASGKKVFPLENTLFRQEVLAMYNLVREGALGEIVHLRGGYRHDLRNLLLDDKGNMGNRKKTESIWRSKFYLQENGDLYPTHGLAPLCLIAGIPRKDRVVYLTSFSSKAAGLHQRIRELGGDEQLTVTQGDIVLTQLETASGILISLTHDTTLPRPRSLDLEVQGTKGIWQGELRRIYLEGRSPQETWEPDTPYLQQYAHTYWKRWGEEALRLDTHHEGMDYIMLKALEADLKQELTYPADLRDLALWTSVTPLSIQSIAEHKTICLE
- the proB gene encoding glutamate 5-kinase, encoding MENRTYQYKRIAVKIGSNVLTRRDGTLDVTRMSALVDQVAELHKAGVEVVLVSSGAVASGRSELKPLKKLDSVDQRQLFSAVGQAKLINRYYELFREHGITVGQVLTTKESFSTRRHYLNQRNCMRVMLENGVIPIVNENDTISITELMFTDNDELSGMIASMMDMQALIILSNIDGIYNGSPSQPGTSVIRTVERGKDLSDYIQTEKSGFGRGGMLTKSTIARKVADEGITVIIANGKKENILLDLLYRPETTVCTRFLPAPAEVSSVKKWIAHSEGFAKGELHLNRQAVEAVRGSKATSILPVGVTRVAGDFEKDDIVRIMDEQGQQIGVGRVSADAAEAVLLVGRHGQKPLVHYDYLYLE
- a CDS encoding helix-turn-helix domain-containing protein, whose product is MDEQIRQIGERIRGLRDALELSVEEMADRCGLRVEQYREIESGEFDIAVSTLQQIARKFDIPLDVLMFGEEPKMNSYFLTRWGTGISVERTKAYKYQALASGFRNRKADPFLVTVEPKPEDTPIYYNTHYGQEFNMVLEGRMLLSINGRDLILEQGDSLYFDSSLPHGMKALDGKAVKFLAIVM